One window from the genome of Micromonospora aurantiaca ATCC 27029 encodes:
- a CDS encoding MFS transporter: MPRLTRDRITWLTYAQLGLWGFFLYGFGPVVPLLRDEQGTSAAVAGLHSTGIAVGALAGGALFAPVARRLGRGPAIWLGLAGVAAGVTALGLLRPLPATLASVAVIATFGMMVVSGVSVVLTARHGPAAPAALTEANAACAGMGILAPLTIGATVDAGLGWRPLMAVEVGLITLVALAALTFRVRGPKTAPADAAAGTPVPVAASTRVSAVPAPGVSEAVVPAPVVPAPVVPGPVVPAPVVPAPVVPASVVPAPAVPAPAVPAPAVPAPAVPAPAVPAPAVPASVVPASGAVEAVATDSSVRASAVPASGEPVSSFGSGAAGRLPRAYWIAWVLMSVTGSIEVCLSLWTADVLRTHAGLSAGGASAAVAAIVCGMFAGRLAGGRAALRWAPVPLLLGALTVSMAGFALFWGSTVGWLAVTGLVVLGLGNALHYPLAISIALAVAGPAADKAAGWSAYSMGVGFGIAPVALGWVADGVGPHPAFLLLPAFIAVAVLLTVRLGRALPAPVRAA, encoded by the coding sequence GTGCCCCGCCTCACCCGTGACCGGATCACCTGGCTGACCTACGCCCAGCTCGGTCTGTGGGGCTTCTTCCTCTACGGGTTCGGCCCGGTCGTACCCCTGCTCCGCGACGAACAGGGCACCAGCGCCGCCGTCGCCGGCCTGCACAGCACCGGCATCGCCGTGGGCGCGCTCGCCGGCGGCGCGCTGTTCGCCCCGGTCGCCCGCCGCCTCGGCCGCGGCCCGGCCATCTGGCTCGGCCTCGCCGGTGTCGCTGCCGGAGTCACCGCGCTCGGCCTGCTCCGCCCGCTGCCGGCCACGCTCGCCTCCGTCGCGGTCATCGCCACCTTCGGCATGATGGTCGTCAGCGGCGTCAGCGTGGTGCTCACCGCCCGGCACGGACCCGCCGCCCCCGCCGCGCTCACCGAGGCCAACGCGGCCTGCGCCGGCATGGGCATCCTGGCGCCGCTGACCATCGGCGCCACCGTCGACGCCGGTCTCGGCTGGCGACCGCTGATGGCCGTCGAGGTCGGGCTGATCACGCTCGTCGCGCTCGCCGCCCTGACCTTCCGGGTACGCGGGCCGAAAACCGCCCCCGCTGACGCGGCTGCCGGCACACCCGTCCCCGTGGCCGCCTCCACCCGGGTCTCCGCCGTCCCCGCTCCCGGGGTTTCCGAGGCCGTCGTGCCTGCTCCCGTCGTCCCCGCTCCCGTCGTCCCCGGTCCCGTGGTGCCTGCTCCCGTCGTCCCCGCTCCCGTGGTGCCTGCTTCGGTCGTCCCCGCTCCTGCCGTGCCCGCTCCTGCCGTGCCCGCTCCTGCCGTGCCCGCTCCTGCCGTGCCCGCTCCTGCCGTGCCCGCTCCTGCCGTGCCCGCTTCGGTTGTTCCCGCCTCCGGTGCCGTCGAGGCCGTCGCCACCGATTCCTCCGTCCGGGCCTCGGCCGTTCCCGCCTCCGGGGAGCCCGTTTCCTCCTTCGGCTCCGGTGCGGCGGGGCGGCTGCCGCGTGCGTACTGGATCGCCTGGGTTCTGATGTCCGTCACCGGGTCGATCGAGGTCTGCCTGTCGTTGTGGACCGCCGACGTGCTGCGGACCCATGCCGGGCTGAGCGCGGGCGGGGCGTCGGCGGCGGTCGCTGCGATCGTCTGCGGCATGTTCGCCGGCCGGCTCGCCGGTGGCCGGGCCGCGTTGCGCTGGGCGCCGGTGCCGCTGCTGCTCGGCGCGCTCACCGTCTCGATGGCCGGGTTCGCGCTGTTCTGGGGCAGCACCGTCGGCTGGCTCGCGGTCACCGGGCTGGTCGTGCTCGGGCTCGGCAACGCGCTGCACTACCCGTTGGCGATCTCGATCGCGCTGGCCGTCGCCGGTCCGGCTGCGGACAAGGCGGCGGGCTGGTCCGCGTACTCGATGGGTGTGGGTTTCGGGATCGCGCCGGTGGCGCTCGGATGGGTGGCCGACGGCGTCGGCCCGCACCCGGCGTTCCTGCTGCTGCCCGCGTTCATCGCGGTGGCGGTGCTGCTGACCGTACGGCTGGGCCGTGCCCTCCCCGCGCCGGTCCGCGCGGCTTGA
- a CDS encoding O-methyltransferase has protein sequence MTTKPLPLTPELHAYLVAHGSAPDEIVQELAEETRAALPAEAVMQVAPEQAAFLTFLTRLLGVRQAVEVGTFTGLSSLAIARGLAENGRLTCFDISEEYTGVARRYWQRAGVQDRIELRIGPAAETLRELPRERYLDFAFIDADKVGYPIYWDELVPRMRPGAVIAVDNTLRDGRVLAPRNADDRAIAAFNDAVIADVRVEAVMLPIADGVTLARVL, from the coding sequence ATGACCACGAAGCCGCTGCCGCTCACCCCGGAACTGCACGCCTACCTGGTGGCCCACGGGTCCGCCCCGGACGAGATCGTCCAGGAGCTGGCCGAGGAGACCCGGGCGGCCCTGCCCGCCGAGGCGGTCATGCAGGTCGCGCCCGAACAGGCCGCGTTCCTGACGTTCCTGACCCGGCTGCTCGGCGTACGGCAGGCGGTCGAGGTCGGCACGTTCACCGGCCTCTCCTCGCTGGCCATCGCCCGAGGGCTGGCCGAGAACGGCCGGTTGACCTGCTTCGACATCTCCGAGGAGTACACGGGCGTGGCCCGGCGCTACTGGCAGCGCGCCGGTGTTCAGGACCGCATCGAGCTGCGCATCGGCCCGGCCGCGGAGACGCTGCGCGAGCTGCCCCGCGAGCGTTACCTGGACTTCGCGTTCATCGACGCGGACAAGGTCGGCTACCCGATCTACTGGGACGAGCTGGTGCCCCGCATGCGTCCCGGCGCGGTGATCGCCGTCGACAACACGCTGCGCGACGGCCGGGTGCTCGCCCCACGCAACGCCGACGACCGGGCGATCGCCGCGTTCAACGACGCGGTCATCGCGGACGTCCGCGTCGAGGCGGTCATGCTGCCGATCGCCGACGGGGTCACGCTCGCCCGGGTGCTCTGA
- a CDS encoding Maf family protein gives MSTSVPVRLVLASQSPARRKLLQAAGIEPDVLVSGVDESQVVSDRAEDLCLELARLKAQAVRDRLRPSPDERTLVLGCDSVLAFDGEILGKPDDAADATRRWQRMRGHSGVLHTGHCLIDVTHESRAEAVASTTVHFADVSDDEIAAYVATGEPLAVAGAFTIDGLGGAFLTGIEGDPGTVVGLSLPLLRRLLAEVELSIVDLWTKIAPGGQEIEHLG, from the coding sequence GTGTCGACCTCCGTACCGGTGCGCCTCGTGCTCGCCTCGCAGTCTCCCGCCCGCCGCAAGTTGCTCCAGGCCGCCGGGATCGAGCCGGACGTGCTGGTCAGCGGCGTGGACGAGTCGCAGGTGGTGAGCGATCGGGCCGAGGATCTGTGCCTGGAGCTGGCCCGGCTGAAGGCGCAGGCGGTACGTGATCGGCTGCGGCCCTCGCCGGACGAGCGCACGCTGGTGCTCGGCTGTGACTCGGTACTCGCCTTCGACGGCGAGATCCTCGGCAAGCCCGATGACGCGGCGGACGCCACCCGGCGGTGGCAGCGGATGCGCGGGCACAGCGGTGTCCTGCACACCGGGCACTGCCTGATCGACGTGACCCACGAGTCGCGCGCCGAGGCCGTCGCCTCGACCACCGTGCACTTCGCGGATGTCAGCGACGACGAGATCGCCGCGTACGTGGCGACGGGCGAGCCGCTGGCCGTGGCGGGCGCGTTCACCATCGACGGGCTGGGCGGGGCGTTCCTGACCGGGATCGAGGGTGACCCGGGCACGGTGGTGGGGTTGTCCCTGCCGTTGCTGCGCCGGCTGCTCGCCGAGGTGGAGCTGAGCATCGTCGACCTGTGGACGAAGATCGCGCCCGGGGGCCAGGAGATCGAACATCTCGGCTAA
- a CDS encoding S8 family serine peptidase, with the protein MSVTQSIAAALLALAVVVPGRPVLSQSASEPSNRIRADQWHLRYLKSDVANSIAQGEGVIVAVPDTGVSPHPDLRNNLLFGTTTLPGATGDGRDDKSSHGTGMAGLIAAHGQSDGTGAVGIAPRAKILPIQSSGASNTGRPDDLAAGINFAIAQHATVISISSNGVSSPALVRSIRAALLADIVVVAAAGNWPEDGYVGYPASESGVIAVGGVDRTGDHAPVSVSGPELDVVAPAVDIYSTSYDGKYSKGTGTSSATAIVAGAAALIRSKYPNLPAQEVAHRLTATAVDKGPPGRDDQYGYGVIDLVAALTADVPPLGFESSNVTPPASAEAAPDKGDDGSATVRGLATLGVLVAAGGGYLFWRRRRRADDPPPRVSR; encoded by the coding sequence GTGAGCGTGACGCAGTCAATCGCAGCGGCTCTCTTAGCCCTGGCTGTCGTGGTGCCAGGGCGCCCGGTTCTATCTCAATCGGCTTCTGAGCCGAGCAACCGCATAAGAGCGGACCAGTGGCACCTTCGTTACTTGAAGTCAGACGTCGCCAATTCAATAGCTCAAGGCGAGGGAGTGATTGTTGCGGTCCCCGACACGGGCGTTTCCCCTCATCCAGACCTACGCAACAACCTGCTTTTCGGCACTACCACACTCCCGGGTGCAACCGGGGATGGTCGCGATGACAAAAGCAGCCACGGCACGGGCATGGCTGGCCTTATCGCCGCCCACGGCCAGAGCGATGGGACGGGAGCGGTTGGGATTGCCCCCCGCGCAAAGATTCTCCCAATCCAATCTTCTGGGGCCAGCAATACCGGACGGCCGGATGATCTGGCAGCGGGAATTAACTTTGCTATCGCACAGCACGCGACCGTCATCAGCATTTCCAGCAATGGCGTATCGAGCCCGGCACTAGTTCGATCAATACGTGCGGCCTTATTGGCCGATATTGTAGTCGTAGCGGCCGCCGGAAATTGGCCAGAAGACGGATACGTCGGATACCCGGCCAGCGAATCAGGTGTAATCGCAGTTGGAGGCGTTGACCGTACCGGCGATCATGCCCCCGTTTCGGTCAGCGGCCCCGAGCTAGATGTGGTTGCCCCTGCTGTCGATATCTACAGCACCAGCTACGACGGCAAGTACTCGAAGGGCACAGGGACTTCCAGCGCCACTGCGATCGTTGCCGGGGCTGCTGCTCTCATCCGCTCCAAGTACCCCAACCTCCCTGCCCAGGAAGTCGCCCACCGGCTGACCGCCACCGCCGTCGACAAGGGGCCACCCGGCCGCGACGACCAGTACGGCTACGGCGTGATCGACCTCGTCGCCGCGCTCACCGCCGACGTTCCCCCGCTCGGCTTCGAGTCCTCCAACGTCACGCCACCGGCGTCAGCGGAGGCAGCACCCGACAAGGGCGACGACGGCAGCGCGACCGTACGCGGGCTCGCCACCCTCGGTGTGCTGGTGGCGGCGGGCGGCGGGTACCTGTTCTGGCGGCGCCGCCGACGTGCCGACGACCCGCCGCCGAGGGTCAGCCGGTAG